Proteins from a single region of uncultured Fusobacterium sp.:
- a CDS encoding ArdC family protein, translating to MENKEFMDIIEGLKGNINDKIKDFLENSQELKDFIDFRKKHFYNYSIRNTVLIYKQDRSASTVAGFKKWKELGYNIKKGAKAIKILVPLITNREKEGKDENYVYGYKYANVFDIKSTVPTDKAVELPTIDTRMKRGNSQYRITELFKRSKEIVEQYVPVEVTDELEAKGMTNGEKIYIRKDRYAAMSGTLMHEFTHYLNHFDEKNIKSTNQEEVEAEVGAMLYGSYFNLDISGKYKYIALWKSEKVRLDEAFDVALSSFEQFLYGFNNKKGLIDLLEAK from the coding sequence ATGGAAAATAAAGAATTTATGGATATCATTGAAGGATTAAAAGGCAACATAAATGACAAGATAAAAGATTTCTTAGAGAACTCACAAGAGTTAAAAGACTTTATAGATTTTAGGAAGAAACATTTCTATAACTATAGCATTAGAAATACAGTGCTTATATATAAACAAGATAGATCAGCTAGTACAGTAGCAGGTTTTAAGAAGTGGAAAGAATTAGGTTATAACATTAAAAAAGGAGCTAAAGCAATCAAAATCCTAGTACCATTAATCACTAATAGAGAGAAAGAGGGAAAAGATGAAAATTATGTATATGGATATAAATATGCAAATGTCTTTGATATTAAAAGTACTGTTCCTACAGATAAAGCAGTTGAGCTTCCAACTATTGATACTAGAATGAAAAGAGGAAACAGTCAATACAGGATAACAGAACTATTTAAAAGATCCAAAGAGATAGTTGAGCAATATGTCCCAGTAGAAGTAACAGATGAACTTGAAGCTAAAGGAATGACAAATGGTGAGAAGATCTATATTAGAAAAGACAGATATGCAGCTATGAGTGGAACTTTGATGCACGAGTTTACTCACTATCTAAATCACTTTGATGAAAAAAATATAAAGAGTACCAATCAAGAAGAGGTAGAAGCAGAAGTAGGAGCCATGTTATATGGTTCCTATTTTAATTTAGACATTAGTGGAAAATATAAATATATAGCTCTATGGAAAAGTGAAAAGGTAAGACTAGATGAAGCCTTTGATGTGGCATTATCATCATTTGAGCAGTTCCTATATGGATTTAATAATAAAAAAGGATTAATTGATTTATTGGAGGCGAAATAA